A stretch of the Osmerus mordax isolate fOsmMor3 chromosome 12, fOsmMor3.pri, whole genome shotgun sequence genome encodes the following:
- the LOC136954576 gene encoding LOW QUALITY PROTEIN: teneurin-2-like (The sequence of the model RefSeq protein was modified relative to this genomic sequence to represent the inferred CDS: inserted 8 bases in 6 codons; deleted 1 base in 1 codon) — translation MRNQRVVSLRRPALKAPPLGNGEKQLSEQTDCPPSSSFGPRPGHTAASNASFKWQGPGSRRDAGEADRSRAENGCPNLCNGNGQCTMGQQSWHCECQTXLAGPGCSVAMETSCADNKDNEGDGLTDCMDPDCCIQSPCQNSPLCXGSQDPLQVIQQNPLAQPRVRSFYDRVRMLVGRDSTHIIPGENPFNSSLVSLIRGQVLTTDGTPLVGVNVSFVNYPHYGYTLTLQDGTFDLVAIGGASLTLRLERAPFXSQERTVWLPWSQFYAMDTLVLKTEENTIPGCDLSGFLRPDPLVVPSPLSSFFSSKPWEKPIIPETQVLHEQIEIPGTSLRLCHLSSRAQGYRALLKVTMTPPWCPXGLLKVHLMVAVEGXLLQKWFHASPNLAYTYIWDKTDAYGQRXYGLSQAVVSVGYEYESCASLILWEKRTAVLQGFELDPSNLGGWSLDKHHILNTRSGILHKGSGENIFVSEQPPVISSVMGNGRRRSISCPSCNGLADGNKLLAPVALATGIDGSLYVGDLNFVRRVYPSMNTTGILELRNKDFRHSNNPTHKYFLAVDPVTGALFISDTNSRRIYRVRSLTAARLLSDNAEVVAGTGEQCLPFDERCGDGGKATEATLMSPKGIAVDKNGLMYFVDATMIRKVDQNGIISTLLGANDLTAVRPLSCDASMDVSQVRLEWPTDLAVNPMDNSLYVLENNVILRITENHQVSIIAGRPMHCQVPGIDYSLSKLAIHAALESATAIALSHTGILYIAETDEKKINRVRQVSTNGEISLLAGAASDCDCKNDVNCNCFYGDDGYAPDAGLNSPASLAVSPDGTLFVADLNNIRIRAVRANRPVPSLSGTVASPSGAGPYEVASPREQELYVFSGEGLHLQTVSLVTGEPLYNFTYGADGELASVADSCNNTVRVRREGQGGAGGGLLRLLLLPENQVVSLGLDPAGGLKSVTAQGQEVALLAYAGNSGLLATKADETGWTTFYQYDSEGRLTNVTYPTGMVTSLHREIERSINIDIESSSRDDDVTVITNLSSVEASYSVVQDQVRNSYQLCNNGTLRVMYANGMGISFHTEPHILAGSVSPTIGRRNITLPTDNGLNSIEWRLRKEQTKGKVTVFGRKLRAHGRNLLSIDFDRNTRTEKIYDDHRKFTLRIMYDVQGRPAMWLPSSSLAVVNVSYSSTGQLVGLQRGSMSERTEFDPQGRILSRSFVDGKVWSYSYLDKSMVLLLQSQRQYIFEFDASGRVTAVTMPSVARHTMFTHVSLGYIRNTYNPPESNASVIHDFSEDGRPQAVHYLGTGRRVLYKYGKLAKLAEILYDSTAVTFGYDETAGVLKMVNLQSGGFSCTIRYRKMGPLVDKQIYRFNEEGMVNARFDYTYHDNSFRIASMKPVISETPLPVDLYRYDEISGKVEHFGKFGVIYYDINQIITTAVMTLSKHFDTHGRIKEVQYEIFRSLMYWMTVQYDSMGRVVKRELKIGPYANTTQYRYEYDGDGQLSGVKVNDWSTWRYSYDLNGNLHLLNPGSSARLMPLRYDLRDRITRLGDVQYRLDEDGFLSQRGPDVFDYNSKGQLLRAYSRLPGGWSVQYRYDGLGRRVSTRNSLGQHLQFFYANLNHPARVTHIFNHSSSDIASLYYDLQGHLFAMEVSSGEEYYIASDNTGTPLAVFSSNGQMIKQVQYTAYGEVYLDSNPEFQLVVGFHGGLYDPLTKLVHFTQRDYDVLAGRWTSPDYAIWPKIGKDPAPFNLYMFKNNNPLSDMLDVKNYVTDVKSWLVMFGFQLSNIIPGFPRHSLYFVDPPYELQASQDCENGQLITGVQQAAERHNQAFMALEGRLLNKERRGSRDKLGHWFGTSTPIIGRGMMLALKEGRVVAGVSAMASEDSRKVALVLNSALYLDGTHYTQDGRDCHFFVKVGAADGDLLALGLTNGRKALEGGINVTVSGRSRRGATVEFAVPSLALTVRYGLAPDVADEEKVRLLELARQRALAGAWAREQQRARDGKEGGRLWTEGEKQQLLTTGRVQSYDGYYVLPVEQYPELADSSSNIQFLRQNEMGKR, via the exons atggTTGTCCTAACCTGTGTAATGGGAACGGTCAGTGTACCATGGGTCAACAGAGTTGGCACTGCGAGTGCCAAAC GTTGGCGGGCCCAGGCTGCAGCGTAGCCATGGAAACATCCTGCGCCGACAACAAGGACAacgaaggag acggTCTGACAGACTGTATGGACCCAGACTGCTGCATCCAGAGCCCGTGTCAGAACAGCCCTCTGT CGGGCTCCCAGGACCCCCTCCAGGTGATCCAGCAGAACCCGCTGGCCCAGCCCCGGGTCCGCTCCTTCTACGACCGCGTCCGGATGCTGGTGGGGCGCGACAGCACCCACATCATCCCCGGGGAAAACCCCTTCAACTCCAG tctggtCTCTCTCATCAGAGGGCAGGTGTTGACCACAGATGGCACTCCTCTGGTGGGGGTTAATGTGTCCTTTGTGAACTACCCCCACTAtggatacacactcacactg caGGACGgcac GTTCGACCTGGTAGCCATTGGCGGTGCGTCTCTGACCCTGCGCTTAGAGCGCGCTCCCT TTAGCCAGGAGCGCACGGTGTGGTTGCCGTGGAGCCAGTTCTACGCCATGGACACGCTGGTTCTGAAGACGGAGGAGAACACCATCCCAGGCTGCGACCTCAGCGGCTTCCTGAGACCCGACCCCCTGGTggtgccctcccctctctcctccttcttcagctccaaGCCTTGGGAGAAGCCCATCATACCTGAGACACAG gttcTCCATGAGCAGATCGAGATCCCAGGCACCAGTCTGAGGCTGTGCCACCTGAGCTCCAGGGCCCAGGGCTACCGCGCCCTGCTCAAGGTGACCATGACCCCGCCGTGGTGTCC TGGGCTGCTCAAGGTGCACCTGATGGTGGCCGTGGAGG AGCTGCTCCAGAAGTGGTTCCACGCCTCGCCCAACCTGGCCTACACCTACATCTGGGACAAGACGGACGCCTACGGACAGA TCTACGGTCTCTCTCAGGCTGTCG TGTCGGTGGGGTATGAATACGAGTCGTGTGCCAGCCTGATCCTGTGGGAGAAGAGGACAGCCGTTCTGCAGGGCTTTGAGCTGGACCCCTCCAACCTGGGGGGCTGGTCCCTGGACAAACACCACATCCTCAACACGCGCAGTG gtatCCTCCATAAGGGCAGTGGGGAGAACATCTTTGTGTCGGAGCAGCCCCCGGTCATCAGCAGCGTTATGGGAAATGGGCGGCGTCGCAGCATATCCTGTCCCAGCTGCAACGGTCTCGCCGACGGCAACAAGCTCCTAGCGCCCGTCGCCCTGGCTACCGGCATCGACGGCAGCCTCTATGTTGGCGACCTGAACTTTGTGCGGCGGGTGTACCCGTCCATGAATACCACGGGCATACTGGAACTGAG GAACAAGGATTTCAGGCACAG cAACAACCCCACCCACAAGTACTTCCTGGCGGTTGACCCGGTGACAGGGGCGTTGTTCATCTCCGACACCAACTCGCGGCGTATTTACCGCGTGCGTTCGCTGACGGCCGCTCGTCTGTTGTCGGACAACGCGGAGGTGGTCGCCGGGACGGGCGAGCAGTGCCTGCCCTTCGACGAGCGCTGTGGGGATGGGGGCAAGGCCACCGAGGCCACCCTCATGAGCCCCAAAG GTATTGCTGTGGATAAAAACGGGCTGATGTACTTTGTGGATGCCACCATGATCCGCAAGGTGGACCAGAACGGCATCATCTCCACCCTGCTAGGCGCCAACGACCTCACCGCCGTCAGACCACTCAGCTGTGACGCCAGCATGGACGTCAGccag GTTCGCCTGGAATGGCCAACAGACCTGGCAGTCAATCCCATGGACAACTCTCTCTACGTGCTGGAGAACAACGTCATCCTGCGCATCACTGAGAACCACCAG GTGAGCATCATCGCGGGACGGCCCATGCACTGCCAGGTGCCGGGTATAGACTACAGCCTCAGCAAGCTGGCGATCCACGCCGCCCTGGAGAGCGCCACAGCCATCGCTCTATCACACACCGGCATCCTGTACATCGCCGAGACAGACGAGAAAAAGATCAACCGTGTCAGACAG GTGAGCACCAATGGGGAGATCTCCCTGCTGGCGGGCGCCGCCTCCGACTGCGACTGCAAGAACGACGTCAACTGCAACTGTTTCTACGGCGACGACGGCTACGCCCCGGACGCGGGCCTCAACTCGCCCGCCTCGCTCGCCGTGTCGCCCGACGGCACGCTGTTCGTCGCCGACCTCAACAACATCCGCATCCGGGCCGTGCGGGCCAACCGGCCCGTGCCCTCGCTGTCGGGCACGGTCGCCAGCCCGTCGGGGGCGGGCCCGTACGAGGTGGCGTCGCCGCGGGAACAGGAGCTGTACGTGTTCAGCGGCGAGGGGCTCCACCTGCAGACGGTGAGCCTGGTGACGGGCGAGCCGCTCTACAACTTCACGTACGGCGCGGACGGCGAGCTGGCCTCGGTGGCGGACAGCTGCAACAACACGGTGCGCGTGAggagggagggccaggggggggccgggggcggtctgctgaggctgctgctgctgccagaGAACCAGGTGGTGAGCCTGGGGCTGGACCCCGCCGGGGGGCTGAAGAGCGTGACGGCCCAGGGCCAGGAGGTGGCGCTGCTGGCCTACGCTGGGAACTCGGGCCTGCTGGCCACCAAGGCCGACGAGACGGGCTGGACCACCTTCTacca GTACGACAGCGAGGGCCGCCTGACCAACGTGACCTACCCCACGGGCATGGTGACCAGCCTGCACCGCGAGATCGAGCGCTCCATCAACATCGACATCGAGAGCTCCAGCAGGGACGATGACGTCACCGTCATCACCAACCTGTCGTCCGTGGAGGCCTCCTACAGCGTGGTGCAAG ACCAGGTGAGGAACAGCTACCAGCTGTGTAACAACGGGACCCTGAGGGTGATGTACGCCAACGGCATGGGCATCAGCTTCCACACGGAGCCTCACATCCTGGCCGGCTCAGTCAGCCCCACCATCGGGCGCCGCAACATCACCCTGCCCACCGACAATGGCCTCAACTCCATCGAGTGGCGGCTCCGCAAGGAGCAGACCAAGGGCAAGGTCACCGTCTTCGGCAGGAAGCTGAGG GCCCACGGACGCAACCTCCTCTCCATCGACTTCGACCGCAACACGCGCACGGAGAAGATCTACGACGACCACCGCAAGTTCACGCTGCGCATCATGTACGACGTCCAGGGTCGGCCCGCCATGTGGTTGCCTAGCAGCAGCCTGGCGGTGGTCAACGTGTCGTACTCGTCCACGGGTCAACTGGTGGGGCTCCAGAGGGGCAGCATGAGCGAGCGCACCGAGTTTGACCCGCAGGGCCGCATCCTGTCGCGCTCCTTCGTGGACGGCAAGGTGTGGAGCTACAGCTACCTGGACAAG TCCATGGTACTGCTCCTGCAGTCCCAGAGGCAGTACATCTTCGAGTTTGACGCGTCGGGCCGCGTCACGGCCGTCACCATGCCCAGCGTGGCGCGCCACACCATGTTCACCCACGTGTCCCTGGGCTACATCCGCAACACCTACAACCCTCCCGAGAGCAACGCGTCGGTCATCCACGACTTCAGCGAGGACGGCCGTCCCCAGGCCGTCCACTACCTGGGCACGGGCCGCCGGGTGCTCTACAAGTACGGCAAGCTGGCCAAGCTGGCGGAGATCCTGTACGACAGCACGGCCGTCACGTTCGGCTACGACGAGACGGCGGGCGTGCTGAAGATGGTCAACCTGCAGAGCGGGGGCTTCTCCTGCACCATCCGCTACCGGAAGATGGGCCCGCTCGTCGACAAGCAGATCTACCGCTTCAACGAAGAGGGCATGGTCAACGCCCGGTTCGACTACACCTACCACGATAACAGCTTCCGCATCGCCAGCATGAAGCCGGTGATCAGCGAGACGCCACTTCCTGTCGACCTCTACCGCTACGACGAGATCTCTGGCAAG GTGGAGCACTTTGGCAAGTTCGGGGTCATCTACTACGACATCAACCAGATCATCACCACGGCGGTCATGACCCTGAGTAAGCACTTTGACACCCACGGCCGCATCAAGGAGGTCCAGTACGAGATCTTCCGCTCGCTCATGTACTGGATGACGGTGCAGTACGACAGCATGGGCCGCGTGGTGAAGAGGGAGCTGAAGATCGGCCCGTACGCCAACACCACGCAGTACCGCTACGAGTACGACGGGGACGGCCAGCTCAGCGGGGTCAAG GTCAACGATTGGTCCACCTGGCGCTACAGTTACGACCTCAACGGCAACCTCCACCTGCTCAACCCCGGCAGCAGCGCCCGGCTCATGCCGCTGCGCTACGACCTGAGGGACCGCATCACCCGCCTGGGCGACGTCCAGTACCGCCTGGACGAGGACGGCTTCCTGAGCCAGCGAGGGCCCGACGTGTTCGACTACAACTCCAAAGGCCAGCTGCTCCGGGCCTACAGCCGTCTGCCCGGAGGCTGGAGCGTCCAGTACCGCTACGACGGGCTGGGCCGCAGGGTGTCCACCCGGAACAGCCTGGGGCAGCACCTGCAGTTCTTCTACGCCAACCTGAACCACCCGGCCAGGGTCACTCACATCTTCAACCACTCCAGCTCCGACATCGCTTCACTCTACTACGACCTGCAG GGTCACCTGTTTGCTATGGAGGTGAGCAGTGGAGAGGAGTACTACATCGCTTCTGACAACACAGGCACACCGCTGGCCGTCTTCAGCAGCAACGGGCAGATGATCAAGCAG GTGCAGTACACAGCCTATGGGGAGGTCTACCTGGACTCTAACCCGGAGTTCCAGCTGGTGGTGGGCTTCCACGGCGGCCTGTACGACCCGCTCACCAAGCTGGTCCACTTCACCCAGCGGGACTACGACGTGCTGGCGGGCCGCTGGACCTCGCCCGACTACGCCATCTGGCCCAAGATCGGCAAGGACCCGGCGCCTTTCAACCTGTACATGTTCAAGAACAACAACCCGCTCAGCGACATGCTGGATGTGAAGAATTATGTGACAG ATGTGaagagctggctggtgatgttCGGTTTCCAGCTCAGCAACATCATCCCAGGCTTCCCCCGCCACTCTCTCTACTTCGTAGACCCGCCGTATGAACTGCAGGCCAGCCAGGATTGTGAGAACGGACAG CTGATCACAGGGGTCCAGCAGGCCGCCGAGCGCCACAACCAGGCCTTCATGGCGCTGGAGGGACGCCTGCTCAACAAGGAGCGCCGGGGCAGCAGGGACAAGCTGGGCCACTGGTTCGGCACCAGCACCCCCATCATCGGCCGGGGCATGATGCTGGCCCTGAAGGAGGGCCGCGTGGTGGCCGGCGTGTCGGCCATGGCCAGCGAGGACAGCCGCAAGGTGGCCCTGGTCCTCAACAGCGCCCTCTACCTGGACGGCACGCACTACACGCAGGACGGGAGGGACTGTCACTTCTTCGTCAAGGTGGGCGCCGCCGACGGCGACCTGCTGGCGCTGGGCCTGACCAACGGGCGCAAGGCGCTGGAGGGCGGCATCAACGTGACGGTGAGCGGGCGCTCCCGGAGGGGCGCCACGGTGGAGTTTGCGGTGCCGTCGCTGGCCCTCACGGTGCGCTACGGCCTCGCCCCGGACGTGGCGGACGAGGAGAAGGTGCGCCTGCTGGAGCTGGCGAGGCAGAGGGCGCTGGCGGGCGCCTGGGCCCGGGAACAGCAGCGGGCGCGGGACGGCAAGGAGGGCGGCCGGCTGTGGACCGAGGGGGAGAAGCAGCAGCTGTTGACCACGGGGAGGGTCCAGAGCTACGACGGCTACTACGTCCTGCCTGTGGAGCAGTACCCCGAACTGGCcgacagcagctccaacatccAGTTCCTGAGACAGAACGAGATGGGCAAGAGGTAA
- the LOC136954339 gene encoding cysteine-rich and transmembrane domain-containing protein 1-like, whose protein sequence is MNFEQPPPYTGPGPTAPGYPAQGYPPQGFPPQGYPPQGYPVNMDQPNPAYPNYPPGPMGPGGPYPGGPGQPPYQGYPGQPQPGWQGGPPPGPMYGEAPKNTVYVVEERRRDDTGDTCLTACWTALCCCCLWDMLT, encoded by the exons ATGAACTTTGAGCAGCCTCCTCCATACACGGGCCCTGGCCCCACGGCCCCAGGGTACCCCGCCCAAGGCTACCCTCCTCAAGGCTTCCCCCCCCAGGGCTACCCTCCCCAGGGCTACCCTGTCAACATGGACCAGCCCAACCCGGCCTACCCCAACTACCCACCTGGGCCCATGGGGCCTGGAGGCCCTTACCCCGGCGGCCCTGGACAGCCCCCTTACCAAGGCTACCCTGGGCAGCCACAGCCCGGCTGGCAGGGGGGCCCCCCTCCTGGTCCAATGTATGGAGAGGCTCCTAAGAACACAG TGTacgtggtggaggagaggaggagagacgacaCCGGAGACACGTGTCTGACCGCCTGCTGGACGGCCCTCTGTTGCTGCTGCCTGTGGGACATGCTGACATAA